Proteins co-encoded in one Sulfuricystis thermophila genomic window:
- a CDS encoding type II toxin-antitoxin system CcdA family antitoxin, with amino-acid sequence MSAAKKAANLSIRADLLEEARAFKINLSQTLEAALQAEIKKEKERRWREENRAAIEAYNREIAEHGLFSDRFRSFCREKVEAD; translated from the coding sequence ATGTCCGCTGCCAAAAAAGCCGCCAATCTCAGCATCCGCGCCGACCTGCTCGAAGAGGCGCGCGCCTTCAAGATCAACCTTTCGCAGACGCTCGAAGCCGCCTTGCAGGCCGAAATCAAGAAAGAGAAAGAACGCCGCTGGCGGGAAGAGAACCGCGCCGCGATCGAGGCCTATAACCGCGAGATCGCCGAACATGGCTTGTTCAGCGACCGCTTCCGCAGTTTCTGCCGCGAGAAAGTCGAGGCAGACTGA
- a CDS encoding CcdB family protein: MPQFDVYRNPDSETRHRIPYVVTLQSDLLDRIEQHVVAPLRIASDDSVIPLLRLNPLVVIDGEKFHIRIQDIATVPRRMLKSPVANLSSQREEILAAIDFLFTGF; the protein is encoded by the coding sequence ATGCCCCAGTTCGACGTTTATCGCAATCCCGACAGTGAAACGCGCCATCGCATTCCCTATGTCGTCACGTTGCAATCGGACTTGCTTGACCGCATCGAACAGCATGTGGTCGCGCCCCTGCGCATCGCCAGCGACGATTCGGTCATCCCGCTACTGCGCCTGAATCCGCTGGTGGTTATCGACGGCGAAAAGTTTCACATTCGCATACAGGACATCGCCACCGTGCCGCGCCGTATGCTCAAATCGCCCGTCGCCAACCTTTCTTCCCAGCGCGAGGAAATCCTCGCCGCCATCGATTTTCTCTTCACTGGATTCTGA